GCTGGTATCTGCTATGGAAGTGGCTGGAGCCTGGGAATTGCGCTTTAGCGCTCCCGATGCCCGCATCGCCCGATACATCGTGCCCAAGGGCAGCATTGCCGTCAACGGAATTAGTCTGACTGTAGCAACCTGCAGCCAGAGTGGAGACTGGTTCACCGTCGCCGTGATCCCTGTGACCTACGCTGAAACTAACCTTCGGCGGCTGGTGCCGGGAGACCCGGTCAACCTGGAGGGCGATGTCTTAGGCAAGTACGTTGAGAAGTTCACCCAAGGGGAATCGCCTGCGGATCTGCTGAGCACTCCCCAGGAATATTCTTCGGCCTCGGTGAGCGAATCACTCTCCCTAGAGTTTTTATCTGAGCACGGATATTTGTAGTAAGCCCCTGCCTTTATTTCTTCAATCAG
The window above is part of the Pseudanabaena sp. FACHB-2040 genome. Proteins encoded here:
- the ribE gene encoding riboflavin synthase encodes the protein MFTGLIQSLGKLYPASDTQLRIDCDGPGRDRILHDLELGDSIAVDGVCLTVEQILQRGFIASVSPETLARTTLGGLLEGEIVNLESSLRVGSKIGGHFVTGHIDGRGELVSAMEVAGAWELRFSAPDARIARYIVPKGSIAVNGISLTVATCSQSGDWFTVAVIPVTYAETNLRRLVPGDPVNLEGDVLGKYVEKFTQGESPADLLSTPQEYSSASVSESLSLEFLSEHGYL